The genomic segment AACAGAATTGGTGATATAGGACATGCAATTCAAAGCTATGTAGAGAAAAATGGATTTACTGTTGTAAGAGATTTTGCTGGACATGGAGTTGGACATTCTATGCACGAAGATCCTATTATTGCTAACTTTGGAAGAAAAGGTAGAGGAATAAAGATCGAAAATGGAATGGTATTAGCTATTGAACCAATGGTAAATGCAGGATCATATAAGATCAATGTAAAAGAGGACGGATGGACTATTGTAACTAGAGATGGAAAGAGATCTGCACACTTTGAACACTCTATTGCAATCGTTGATGGAAAGCCAGTAATTTTAAGTGAATTATAGGAAAAATTTAAAAGAAAAAACTGGACTTTTTGTGTTTTAGGTGATATAATAAAACGAAGTTCTGTTCGATAGGAGGAATTATGTCGAAAAAAGATGTTATCGAATTAGAAGGTACTATTTTAGAGGCCCTTCCAAATGCAATGTTTAAAGTTGAATTAGAGAATGGTCATACTATTTTAGGCCACATTTCTGGGAAAATGAGAATGAACTATATCAAAATTTTACCTGGAGATGGAGTAACTGTACAAATCTCTCCTTATGACTTGTCAAGGGGTAGAATAGTATACAGAAAGAAAAATTAATTTAATCACGAAAGGAGGCAGACTAGTGAAAGTAAGAGTATCAGTTAAACCTATTTGTGACAAGTGTAAAGTTATCAAGAGACATGGGAAAGTAAGAGTAATTTGTGAAAACCCAAAACATAAACAAGTTCAAGGATAATTTTACTAAAGAGAGTTTGTTAAAAAGTACTGATAATGGAGTGCTGTAAAGATATGGTGGCTGTAGAGTCATCCCCATAATCTGGAAATGGGCCATATCGAGGAAAGTATTTAGCTGGTTATTATACTAGCAAAATATATAAATTTTCGAAAGAGGAGGAAACAATTTTGGCTAGAATAGCAGGAGTAGATATCCCAAGAAACAAAAGAGTTGAGATAGCTCTAACTTACATTTACGGAATCGGAAAACCAACTTCACAAAAAGTATTAACAGAAGCTGGAGTTAACTTCGATACAAGAGTTAAGGATTTAACTGAAGAAGAAGTAAACAAAATCAGAGCCATTGTAGAAACTATTAAGGTAGAGGGAGATCTTAGAAAAGAAGTAAGACTTTCTATAAAAAGACTTATGGATATCAAATGTTACAGAGGATTAAGACACAAAATGAATCTACCTGTAAGAGGACAAAGTTCAAAAACTAACGCAAGAACTGTTAAAGGTCCTAAAAAACCAATCAAAAAATAATTAGAGCATTTTAGAGAATTATAGAGTATTTTGTAATTAATTAGCAAGGGAGGTAGCTTAAGTTGGCTAAGAAAAAAGTAGCTAAGATCAAAAAGAAATTGAAAAATATTCCTAACGGAGTTGCTCATATACACTCAACTTTCAACAACACTATAGTTGCTATTACTGATGCAGAAGGTAAAGTTGTAAGCTGGAAATCAGGAGGTACTTCTGGATTCAAAGGTACTAAGAAAGGAACTCCATTTGCAGCTCAAATCGCAGCTGAACAAGCAGCAAATATAGCTATGGAAAATGGAATGAAAAAAGTAGAAGTAAAAGTGAAAGGTCCAGGTTCTGGAAGAGAAGCTTGTATCAGATCTTTACAAGCAGCTGGATTAGAAGTAACTAAAATCACTGACGTTACTCCAGTTCCACACAATGGTTGTAGACCACCAAAAAGAAGAAGAGTTTAATCTCACTTTATTTTGAAATTTGAAAAAAGTATCTGAAAAATTGAATACAAAGGAGGAATATTTAAAAAATGGCAAGAAATAGACAGCCTGTATTGAAGAAATGTAGAGCTCTAGGTATTGATCCTGTTGTTTTAGGTGTTAACAAGTCTTCAAAAAGAGGACCTAGACCTAATGCAAACAAAAAACCTACAGAATATGCAGTTCAATTAAGAGAAAAACAAAAAGCTAAATTTATATATAACGTAATGGAAAAACAATTCAGAAAAATATACGAGGAAGCAGCTAGAAAACTTGGAGTTACTGGTTTGACTTTAATCGAATACTTAGAAAGAAGACTTGAAAATGTAGTTTACAGACTTGGGTTTGCTAAAACTAGAAGACAAGCTAGACAAGTTGTGTCTCACGGACATGTTGCTGTAAACGGAAGAAGAGTTAATATCGCTTCTTACAGAGTAAAAGTAGGAGATGTAATATCTATAATAGAAAATTCTAAAAACTTAGATATCATCAAAACTGCTGTAGAAGATGCTAGAGTTCCAGCTTGGTTAGAGCTAGACAAAGCAGCATTCTCTG from the Fusobacterium varium genome contains:
- the rpmJ gene encoding 50S ribosomal protein L36, yielding MKVRVSVKPICDKCKVIKRHGKVRVICENPKHKQVQG
- the infA gene encoding translation initiation factor IF-1, yielding MSKKDVIELEGTILEALPNAMFKVELENGHTILGHISGKMRMNYIKILPGDGVTVQISPYDLSRGRIVYRKKN
- the rpsM gene encoding 30S ribosomal protein S13, translating into MARIAGVDIPRNKRVEIALTYIYGIGKPTSQKVLTEAGVNFDTRVKDLTEEEVNKIRAIVETIKVEGDLRKEVRLSIKRLMDIKCYRGLRHKMNLPVRGQSSKTNARTVKGPKKPIKK
- the rpsD gene encoding 30S ribosomal protein S4, with protein sequence MARNRQPVLKKCRALGIDPVVLGVNKSSKRGPRPNANKKPTEYAVQLREKQKAKFIYNVMEKQFRKIYEEAARKLGVTGLTLIEYLERRLENVVYRLGFAKTRRQARQVVSHGHVAVNGRRVNIASYRVKVGDVISIIENSKNLDIIKTAVEDARVPAWLELDKAAFSGKVLQNPTKDDLDFDLNESLIVEFYSR
- the rpsK gene encoding 30S ribosomal protein S11: MAKKKVAKIKKKLKNIPNGVAHIHSTFNNTIVAITDAEGKVVSWKSGGTSGFKGTKKGTPFAAQIAAEQAANIAMENGMKKVEVKVKGPGSGREACIRSLQAAGLEVTKITDVTPVPHNGCRPPKRRRV